In one bacterium genomic region, the following are encoded:
- the rnc gene encoding ribonuclease III: protein LEAKIAYRFKNTELIDLALTHRSFKNEDSSLDENYSNERLEYLGDAVLQLIVAEELFRRFPDSNEGEMTEMRRILVNGKFLAQKAREFDLGSELRMSAGEEETGGRRKSSLLADSYEAMVGAIFIDGGITAARKFLKKKHLVSMQEHLASVSHINFKGTLLEELQARGKHPEYRTIKATGPDHKRNFEVAVYLDSEEIGRGSGLSKKSAEKAAAKDAMTAFKITRAK, encoded by the coding sequence CTAGAAGCTAAAATTGCTTATCGTTTCAAAAACACAGAATTAATCGATCTTGCGCTCACACACCGCTCTTTTAAGAATGAAGACAGCAGTTTGGACGAAAACTATTCTAACGAACGGCTGGAATATTTGGGTGATGCGGTTCTCCAACTTATAGTAGCCGAGGAGCTTTTTCGCCGATTTCCCGATAGTAACGAAGGGGAAATGACCGAGATGCGAAGGATACTCGTCAACGGCAAGTTTCTTGCTCAGAAAGCGCGCGAATTCGATCTTGGAAGCGAGCTTCGCATGTCGGCTGGAGAGGAAGAAACTGGTGGCAGAAGAAAGTCTTCTCTCCTTGCCGATTCATATGAAGCTATGGTAGGTGCTATTTTTATTGACGGTGGTATAACTGCTGCAAGGAAGTTTTTAAAAAAGAAGCATCTTGTGAGTATGCAGGAGCATCTTGCTTCGGTGAGTCATATAAATTTCAAGGGTACGCTCTTGGAGGAGCTTCAAGCCCGAGGCAAGCATCCGGAATATAGGACAATAAAAGCAACCGGCCCCGATCATAAAAGAAATTTTGAGGTTGCGGTTTATCTCGATAGCGAAGAGATCGGTCGCGGAAGCGGTCTGAGCAAGAAATCAGCTGAAAAAGCTGCAGCTAAAGACGCAATGACAGCATTTAAAATTACGAGGGCAAAATGA
- a CDS encoding type II toxin-antitoxin system HicB family antitoxin, producing the protein MIKKYTLEYWREDDWFVGRIKEISGLFSQGKSLDELQSNLFDAYYLMADEGIPPKGVEVKHIDFEIED; encoded by the coding sequence ATGATAAAGAAATATACATTAGAATACTGGCGAGAAGATGATTGGTTTGTTGGCAGAATTAAAGAAATTTCCGGGCTATTCAGCCAGGGTAAATCTCTGGATGAGCTTCAGTCTAATCTTTTCGATGCATATTATCTCATGGCCGATGAGGGTATACCGCCAAAAGGTGTCGAAGTTAAGCATATTGATTTCGAGATAGAAGATTAA